Proteins encoded within one genomic window of Minwuia thermotolerans:
- a CDS encoding putative quinol monooxygenase: protein MIGVVATIKTKPGAGADFEATAKRLVEAVNANEPGCLFYRLFRTENENEYRFLEAYKDMDAVQAHRASDHFRTIGKEMGAFMDGPPDVTRMEGAE from the coding sequence ATGATCGGAGTGGTTGCAACCATCAAGACGAAGCCGGGCGCCGGCGCGGATTTCGAGGCCACGGCAAAGCGGCTGGTCGAGGCCGTCAACGCCAACGAGCCGGGCTGCCTGTTCTACCGCCTGTTCCGGACCGAGAACGAGAACGAGTACAGGTTCCTTGAGGCCTACAAGGACATGGACGCCGTGCAGGCGCACCGCGCCTCCGACCATTTCCGCACCATCGGCAAGGAGATGGGCGCGTTCATGGACGGCCCGCCCGACGTCACCCGCATGGAAGGCGCCGAGTAG
- a CDS encoding NADPH:quinone oxidoreductase family protein, whose product MRGLVCRDWRPFEELELADDLPEPEPRPDQVVIGVRAVGMSFATNLVVSGRYQRKPPRPFTPGTEVAGEIVAVGAEVEGLAPGDRVMSFVDWGGMAERVAIWGGQVYRMPDGLDFPEAIPMLSSYGTSWGALHLRARLEPGERVLVHGAGGGVGLAAVELSKAHGATVIARAGTAEKRDWLKDRGADHVLDSRTENFKDEVLALTDGQGVDVVYDPIGGQVFHQSLRALDRGGRVLTIGYAAGEIPEIGVNLLLVKDISVMGFNWGTYWGWSPNDERVRFSPVRRRAMDSLKALWAEGAIHPHVHAAWPLERFREAWAEVRDRKALGRVVLTP is encoded by the coding sequence TTGCGCGGTCTCGTCTGCCGCGACTGGCGGCCCTTCGAGGAACTCGAGCTCGCCGACGACCTGCCCGAGCCGGAGCCCCGGCCGGACCAGGTCGTCATCGGCGTGCGCGCCGTCGGCATGTCCTTCGCAACCAATCTGGTGGTCTCGGGCCGCTATCAGCGCAAGCCGCCCCGGCCCTTCACACCGGGGACCGAGGTCGCCGGCGAGATCGTCGCCGTGGGCGCCGAGGTCGAGGGCCTGGCGCCGGGCGACCGGGTGATGTCCTTCGTCGACTGGGGCGGCATGGCCGAACGCGTCGCCATCTGGGGCGGTCAGGTCTACCGCATGCCCGACGGCTTGGACTTCCCCGAAGCCATACCGATGTTGTCGTCCTACGGCACGTCCTGGGGCGCGCTGCATCTGCGCGCCCGGCTGGAGCCCGGCGAGCGGGTGCTGGTACACGGGGCAGGGGGCGGCGTCGGCCTTGCCGCGGTGGAACTGTCGAAGGCGCATGGCGCCACGGTCATTGCCCGGGCCGGGACGGCGGAGAAGCGGGACTGGCTGAAGGACCGTGGCGCTGACCATGTTCTGGACAGCCGCACGGAAAACTTCAAGGACGAGGTGCTGGCGCTGACGGACGGGCAGGGCGTCGACGTGGTCTACGACCCGATCGGCGGACAGGTCTTCCACCAGTCGCTCAGGGCGCTGGATCGGGGCGGTCGAGTGCTCACCATCGGCTACGCCGCCGGCGAGATCCCGGAGATCGGCGTCAACCTGCTGCTGGTGAAGGACATCTCGGTGATGGGCTTCAACTGGGGCACCTACTGGGGCTGGAGCCCGAACGACGAACGGGTGCGGTTCTCGCCCGTGCGCCGGCGGGCGATGGACAGCCTGAAGGCGCTCTGGGCCGAGGGTGCGATCCACCCGCATGTCCACGCCGCCTGGCCGCTGGAGAGATTCCGGGAAGCCTGGGCCGAGGTGCGCGACCGCAAGGCGCTGGGGCGCGTGGTGCTGACGCCCTGA
- a CDS encoding heme biosynthesis protein HemY yields MIRLIILFLVVVALAAVAAWLADNPGRVSMQWGGWQIDTSVPVIVGALAILIGVILLIYRLIGWLLAGPERIRGFFRGNRSEKGYRALTEGMAAIASGDWRRATKAAEQADRYLANPPMALLLKAQAAQLAGDDRQAESHFRAMLETPETELVALRGLLIQAGRAGDHDRALELAARAHRLRPDAGWAVRALFDLQSAARDWRGAQVTLADGVRTAVYEKEAARRLHAVIDTALAMEKEEAGDLKSALSYAQNALKEDPNHVPAVVVEGRLQAAAGRERRATRHLGEGWSRLQHPDIARAIMDLHPDEDAEARLKRFEKITAADVDHAETQLTLGRLALDADRVDLARDYAYAALDRAPVVDQRFCRLMVDVAERSEGGAEKAREWLGRLADAPPPGRWQCSACNAIAPGWKPLCPSCGHFDGLEWRAAEPLRDAVLLVEREHEPTKVEAQIEEAVTEEDAPPTRNRGSGG; encoded by the coding sequence ATGATCCGCCTGATCATCCTCTTCCTCGTCGTCGTCGCCCTGGCGGCGGTGGCGGCCTGGCTGGCCGACAATCCCGGCCGCGTTTCGATGCAATGGGGCGGCTGGCAGATCGATACTTCGGTCCCGGTCATCGTCGGCGCGCTGGCGATCCTGATCGGCGTTATCCTGCTGATCTACCGTCTGATCGGGTGGCTGCTGGCCGGGCCCGAGCGTATTCGCGGTTTCTTCCGCGGCAACCGCAGCGAGAAAGGTTACCGGGCGCTGACCGAGGGCATGGCCGCGATCGCTTCGGGCGATTGGCGGCGGGCGACCAAGGCCGCCGAGCAGGCAGACCGCTATCTCGCCAATCCGCCCATGGCGCTGCTGCTGAAGGCGCAGGCGGCGCAGCTCGCTGGCGACGACCGGCAGGCCGAGTCCCATTTCCGGGCGATGCTGGAAACCCCGGAGACCGAGCTCGTGGCCCTGCGCGGTCTGCTGATCCAGGCCGGACGGGCGGGTGATCACGACCGCGCACTGGAGCTTGCCGCCCGCGCTCACCGGCTCAGGCCCGACGCCGGCTGGGCCGTGCGGGCGCTGTTCGATCTGCAGTCCGCCGCCCGCGACTGGCGCGGCGCTCAGGTCACGCTCGCCGACGGCGTGCGCACGGCAGTCTACGAGAAGGAGGCCGCACGGCGTCTGCACGCTGTGATCGATACCGCCCTGGCGATGGAGAAGGAGGAGGCGGGCGATCTGAAATCCGCGCTCTCCTACGCCCAGAACGCCCTGAAGGAAGATCCGAATCACGTGCCGGCCGTGGTCGTCGAGGGCCGCCTGCAGGCCGCCGCCGGCCGGGAACGCCGGGCCACGCGTCATCTGGGGGAGGGCTGGTCCAGGCTGCAGCACCCCGATATCGCCCGGGCGATCATGGACCTGCATCCGGACGAGGATGCGGAAGCGCGGTTGAAACGGTTCGAGAAGATCACCGCCGCGGACGTGGACCATGCGGAGACGCAGCTCACCCTGGGGCGCCTGGCGCTGGACGCCGACCGGGTCGACCTCGCACGCGACTACGCCTACGCGGCGCTGGACCGGGCGCCGGTGGTCGACCAGCGCTTCTGCCGTCTGATGGTGGATGTCGCCGAACGCAGCGAGGGCGGCGCGGAGAAGGCGCGCGAATGGCTGGGCCGGCTGGCCGACGCCCCGCCGCCCGGCCGCTGGCAGTGCAGCGCCTGCAACGCCATCGCTCCGGGCTGGAAGCCGCTCTGCCCGTCCTGCGGCCATTTCGACGGGCTGGAATGGCGCGCGGCCGAGCCGCTGCGGGACGCGGTCCTTCTGGTGGAACGCGAGCACGAACCGACGAAGGTCGAGGCCCAGATCGAGGAAGCCGTGACGGAAGAAGATGCCCCGCCCACGCGAAACCGGGGTTCCGGCGGCTGA
- a CDS encoding uroporphyrinogen-III synthase produces MRILLTRPRLDAVETARALEARGHQVLIDPVLDIVLEAPDGLDLQGVQALLATSRNGVRALAAATPRRDLPLMAVGRSTAALARECGFPDVRDADGDVDDLTRVAVAELDPAAGPLVHAAGAETAGDLKGALAESGFEVRREVLYRAVANDRISAEAAAALVARRIDAVLFFSPRSAEAFARVLDNMGLTSVAESLVAFCISPRAAEIARRLPYRVVVSAPRPNQDALLSCVDRHAAGERHR; encoded by the coding sequence TTGAGAATTCTGCTGACACGGCCGCGTCTCGACGCAGTGGAAACGGCCCGGGCGCTCGAGGCCCGCGGCCACCAGGTTCTGATCGATCCGGTACTTGATATCGTGCTGGAAGCACCCGACGGGCTGGACCTGCAGGGCGTGCAGGCCCTGCTGGCCACCAGCCGCAACGGTGTCCGGGCCCTTGCGGCGGCCACGCCGCGTCGCGACCTGCCACTCATGGCGGTGGGACGGAGCACGGCGGCGCTGGCGCGCGAATGCGGCTTTCCTGACGTGCGGGATGCCGACGGGGATGTCGATGACCTCACCCGCGTCGCAGTGGCCGAACTGGATCCCGCCGCGGGTCCGCTTGTGCATGCCGCAGGCGCCGAAACAGCCGGCGATCTCAAGGGCGCGCTCGCGGAATCGGGCTTCGAGGTCCGGCGGGAAGTGCTGTACCGCGCGGTGGCGAACGACCGGATTTCCGCGGAAGCGGCCGCGGCGTTGGTCGCCCGGCGGATTGACGCGGTGCTGTTTTTCTCCCCGCGGTCGGCGGAAGCCTTTGCTAGGGTGCTGGACAATATGGGACTGACCTCGGTGGCGGAGAGTCTTGTGGCCTTCTGCATCAGCCCCCGCGCGGCGGAGATCGCGCGGCGGCTCCCCTATCGGGTGGTTGTATCCGCCCCCCGCCCGAATCAGGATGCCTTGCTGTCCTGCGTGGACCGTCACGCCGCCGGCGAACGACACAGGTGA
- a CDS encoding helix-turn-helix domain-containing protein yields the protein MAAASGGNWRAVKRHRNYTVEEVARTLGRGRGTIRRWIADGLPALTDRKPFLILGEDLIAFLKARRRPRARCGPGEFYCFRCRVPRRAALEMAEIVDRNPSSVNLRALCAVCETLMHRRVAIARLAPFAAGMEVSGPQAPTHIGEPAGPCVDDHFDKEPQTHA from the coding sequence ATGGCCGCGGCCAGCGGAGGCAACTGGCGCGCGGTCAAGCGCCACCGCAACTACACGGTCGAGGAAGTCGCCCGGACTCTCGGTCGAGGCCGGGGCACCATCAGGCGCTGGATCGCGGACGGGTTGCCGGCGCTGACCGACCGGAAGCCCTTCCTGATCCTCGGCGAAGACCTGATTGCGTTCCTGAAGGCGCGCCGCCGTCCGCGCGCCCGATGCGGCCCGGGCGAGTTCTACTGCTTCCGCTGCCGGGTCCCGCGCCGGGCGGCGCTGGAGATGGCCGAGATCGTCGACCGCAACCCGTCCAGCGTCAATCTCAGGGCCCTCTGCGCGGTCTGCGAGACGCTGATGCACCGCCGCGTCGCCATCGCCCGCCTCGCCCCTTTCGCCGCCGGCATGGAGGTCTCGGGCCCGCAGGCTCCGACACACATAGGGGAGCCCGCCGGTCCCTGTGTGGATGACCACTTCGACAAGGAGCCTCAAACCCATGCGTAA
- a CDS encoding tyrosine-type recombinase/integrase, protein MPLTDAKLRNARPAEKPTKISDGGGLHLLITPKGSKLWRLAYRFAGKQKTLAIGAYPAVSLDAARTARHDAKRLLAEGMDPADQKRAEKLRARNGAENTFHAIGAEYVRKLEREGRAPVTLEKARWLLGMAETKLGGRPIADISSAEVLEVLRQVEGRGHHETARRLRSTIGSVFRYAIATARAENDPTVALRGALVAPKVRHRAAITDRRALGGLLRAIDGFDGQPTTRAALQLMALLFPRPGELRAARWAELDFDEAIWRIPAERTKMRREHRVPLAPQAVAILRDLRAVSANEALVFPSVRSARRSMSENTLNAALRRMGYAKDEVTAHGFRATASTLLNESGRWSPDVIERQLGHVENNDVRRAYARGEHWSDRVAMMAWWADFLDAARTVGEVVPFPQEGATARGSVRSAG, encoded by the coding sequence ATGCCGCTGACAGATGCCAAGCTCCGCAACGCCCGCCCAGCCGAAAAGCCGACAAAAATTTCGGATGGCGGGGGACTGCATTTGCTGATCACGCCAAAGGGCTCGAAGCTCTGGCGGCTGGCCTACCGGTTCGCTGGAAAGCAGAAGACGCTGGCGATCGGGGCTTACCCGGCGGTCTCGCTGGATGCCGCGCGCACGGCGCGCCACGACGCCAAGCGTCTGCTGGCCGAGGGCATGGACCCGGCTGACCAGAAGCGTGCGGAGAAGCTGCGGGCGCGCAATGGCGCAGAGAACACCTTCCATGCGATCGGCGCGGAGTACGTCCGGAAGCTGGAGCGCGAGGGGCGCGCGCCGGTCACGCTCGAAAAGGCGCGATGGCTGCTCGGCATGGCGGAGACGAAGCTCGGCGGTCGCCCCATCGCCGATATCTCCTCGGCCGAAGTGCTGGAGGTGCTCCGGCAGGTCGAGGGGCGGGGACATCACGAGACGGCCCGCCGGTTGCGCAGCACGATTGGCAGCGTCTTCCGCTACGCCATCGCCACGGCGCGGGCCGAGAACGATCCGACCGTCGCGCTACGAGGGGCTCTCGTTGCGCCGAAGGTCCGGCACCGCGCGGCGATCACTGATCGCAGGGCGCTGGGCGGCCTGCTGCGCGCCATCGACGGTTTCGACGGTCAGCCGACCACCCGGGCGGCGCTGCAGTTGATGGCGCTGCTGTTCCCGCGGCCGGGCGAACTGCGCGCGGCCCGTTGGGCCGAGCTCGATTTCGACGAAGCGATATGGCGCATTCCGGCGGAGCGGACCAAGATGCGCCGCGAGCATCGCGTGCCGCTGGCCCCGCAGGCGGTCGCCATTCTGCGCGATTTGCGCGCGGTCTCCGCCAACGAGGCGCTGGTCTTTCCGTCCGTGCGTTCGGCCCGGCGGTCGATGTCGGAGAACACCCTCAACGCCGCCCTGCGCCGCATGGGCTATGCGAAGGACGAGGTCACGGCGCATGGCTTCCGCGCCACCGCCTCGACCCTGCTGAACGAGTCCGGCCGCTGGTCGCCCGACGTGATCGAACGCCAGCTTGGCCATGTCGAGAACAACGACGTCCGCCGTGCCTATGCCCGCGGCGAGCACTGGAGCGACCGCGTCGCGATGATGGCCTGGTGGGCGGATTTCCTCGACGCGGCGCGGACCGTCGGCGAGGTGGTGCCCTTCCCGCAGGAGGGCGCGACGGCCCGCGGCTCTGTCCGGAGTGCCGGCTGA
- a CDS encoding tyrosine-type recombinase/integrase: protein MRKHHPENERIKRRYLTYLREAKRLSETSVDQAAAAIAAFEASTGFRDFKRFHIEQARKFKRDLVEQINPATGKPLAKATVHARLMALKAFVQWLADQPGYRSRIRYSDADYFNPSANDSRIARAVRERPVPTVEQIRHVLATMSADTDIQRRDRALVAFTLLSGARDNAIASMSLKHVDVARRLVHQDAREVRTKRAKTFSSSFFPVGDDIEAIVTDWIDHLRTVLLFGDDDPLFPATRVAPNGDGVFAPAGLDRRHWKNAGAIRRIFREAFEAASLPYFNPHSFRNTLARLGEQVCRTPEEFKAWSQNFGHEKVLTTFTSYGAVAPHRQAEIMRSVRLPSSDREDELVRRIAEAVRTSR from the coding sequence ATGCGTAAGCACCACCCCGAAAACGAGCGGATCAAGCGCCGTTATCTCACCTATCTGCGGGAGGCGAAGCGCCTTTCCGAGACCTCCGTCGACCAGGCCGCGGCCGCCATCGCGGCCTTCGAGGCGTCGACCGGATTCCGCGACTTCAAGCGGTTCCATATCGAGCAGGCGCGGAAGTTCAAGCGCGATCTGGTCGAGCAGATCAATCCGGCGACGGGCAAGCCGCTTGCCAAGGCGACCGTTCACGCCCGGCTGATGGCCCTGAAGGCGTTTGTCCAGTGGCTGGCCGACCAGCCCGGCTATCGCTCCCGCATCCGCTATTCGGACGCGGACTACTTCAACCCCTCGGCCAACGATTCCCGCATCGCCCGCGCCGTCCGAGAACGCCCGGTCCCGACGGTCGAACAGATCAGACACGTCCTGGCGACCATGTCGGCCGATACCGACATCCAGCGCCGCGATCGCGCTCTGGTCGCCTTCACCCTGTTGAGCGGCGCGCGCGACAACGCCATCGCGTCGATGTCGCTGAAGCACGTCGACGTCGCCCGCCGCCTTGTTCACCAGGACGCGCGGGAGGTCCGCACCAAGCGGGCCAAGACCTTCTCCTCGTCCTTCTTCCCCGTTGGGGACGACATCGAGGCCATCGTGACCGATTGGATCGACCATCTGAGGACCGTGCTGCTGTTCGGCGATGACGACCCGCTGTTTCCCGCGACCCGCGTCGCGCCGAACGGCGACGGCGTTTTCGCCCCGGCCGGGCTCGACCGCCGCCACTGGAAGAACGCCGGCGCGATCCGCCGCATCTTCCGCGAAGCCTTCGAGGCGGCCAGCCTGCCCTATTTCAACCCGCACAGCTTCCGCAATACGCTGGCGCGGCTGGGCGAGCAGGTCTGCCGGACGCCGGAGGAGTTCAAGGCCTGGAGTCAGAACTTCGGCCATGAAAAGGTCCTGACGACGTTCACGAGCTATGGTGCCGTCGCGCCCCACCGGCAGGCGGAGATCATGCGCAGCGTGCGCCTGCCGTCCAGCGATCGTGAAGACGAGCTGGTGCGCCGCATTGCGGAGGCGGTACGGACAAGCCGATAA
- the hemC gene encoding hydroxymethylbilane synthase — protein MKIGTRGSPLALWQANEVKRRLHQAHPELPDEAVEVVVITTTGDRIRDRALASIGGKGLFTKEIEEALAAGEIDMAVHSMKDMPTVLPDGMEICCLLPREDPRDAFICNVAEGIAGLPHGAVVGTASLRRQAQVLHRRPDLKVITFRGNVATRLEKLDRGEVAATFLANAGLIRLQRTERITALIEPEEMLPAVAQGAVGVEIRSDDEATRERLAALHDTETEYAVTAERAMLAALDGSCRTPIAGLGLRQADGELWLRAEIVMPDGSDRRATERRGPVSDAFRMGDDAGQQLKRDAGPAFLAEIL, from the coding sequence ATGAAGATCGGTACCCGCGGCAGCCCGCTGGCGCTGTGGCAGGCCAACGAGGTCAAGCGGCGTCTCCATCAGGCGCATCCGGAGCTGCCGGACGAAGCGGTGGAGGTGGTCGTCATCACCACCACCGGCGACCGCATCCGCGACCGGGCGCTCGCGTCCATCGGCGGCAAGGGACTGTTCACGAAGGAGATCGAGGAGGCGCTCGCCGCCGGCGAGATCGACATGGCGGTGCATTCCATGAAGGACATGCCGACGGTCCTGCCGGACGGCATGGAGATCTGCTGCCTGCTGCCGCGCGAGGATCCGCGCGACGCCTTCATCTGCAACGTGGCCGAGGGTATCGCCGGTCTGCCTCACGGTGCCGTCGTGGGCACCGCAAGCCTCCGCCGCCAGGCGCAGGTGCTTCACCGCCGGCCAGACCTGAAGGTGATCACCTTCCGCGGCAATGTGGCGACCCGGCTGGAGAAGCTGGACCGGGGTGAGGTCGCCGCGACGTTCCTCGCCAATGCCGGGCTGATCCGGTTGCAGCGGACCGAGCGCATCACCGCCCTTATCGAGCCCGAAGAGATGCTGCCGGCGGTGGCCCAGGGCGCTGTCGGCGTCGAGATCCGCAGCGATGACGAAGCGACGCGGGAACGGCTGGCCGCGCTGCACGATACCGAGACCGAGTACGCGGTGACCGCCGAACGCGCCATGCTGGCCGCGCTGGACGGCTCCTGCCGCACCCCCATTGCCGGGCTCGGCCTGCGTCAGGCCGACGGCGAACTCTGGCTGCGCGCCGAAATCGTCATGCCGGACGGCAGCGACCGCCGGGCGACCGAGCGGCGCGGGCCCGTGTCCGACGCCTTCCGCATGGGCGACGACGCCGGACAGCAACTGAAGCGGGACGCCGGGCCGGCCTTTCTCGCGGAGATCCTTTGA
- the tsaD gene encoding tRNA (adenosine(37)-N6)-threonylcarbamoyltransferase complex transferase subunit TsaD — MLGIETSCDETAAAVVRDDGTILSNVVFSQIDEHAPFAGVVPEIAARAHVEKLDSVIAAALSEAGIGLAGVDAIAATAGPGLIGGVIVGFTTAKAMALAAGKPLIAVNHLEAHALTVRMTDPVGFPYLLLLVSGGHCQILLVEGVGHYRRLGATIDDAVGEAFDKTAKLLGLGFPGGPAVERCATDGNPARFGLPRPMMGRPELDFSFSGLKTAVRQVAEKLGPRPAPQDLADLCASFQAAIGDVLADRVGRALGRCRELGVAPNAFVLAGGVAANRYLRGRLLETARAGDIEMKAPPPKLCTDNGAMVAWAGVERFRLGLTDPLAAAPRARWPLDETAAPLPFAGAKS, encoded by the coding sequence ATACTGGGCATCGAGACAAGCTGTGACGAGACCGCCGCCGCCGTGGTCCGTGACGACGGGACAATCCTGTCCAACGTGGTCTTCTCCCAGATCGATGAACACGCGCCCTTCGCCGGCGTGGTACCGGAAATCGCCGCCCGCGCCCATGTCGAGAAGCTGGACAGCGTGATCGCCGCCGCATTGTCCGAGGCCGGTATCGGGCTGGCCGGCGTCGACGCCATCGCAGCGACGGCCGGACCCGGGCTGATCGGCGGCGTCATCGTCGGCTTCACCACCGCCAAGGCCATGGCGCTCGCCGCCGGAAAGCCGCTGATCGCCGTCAATCACCTGGAAGCCCACGCGCTCACCGTGCGCATGACCGATCCGGTCGGGTTCCCCTATCTCCTGCTGCTCGTCTCCGGCGGACATTGCCAGATCCTGCTGGTGGAGGGCGTCGGCCACTACCGCCGGCTGGGGGCGACCATTGACGATGCGGTGGGCGAGGCCTTCGACAAGACCGCCAAGCTGCTGGGCCTGGGCTTCCCCGGTGGTCCGGCTGTGGAACGCTGCGCGACGGACGGCAATCCGGCGCGCTTCGGCCTGCCCCGGCCGATGATGGGGCGGCCCGAGCTGGATTTCTCGTTCTCGGGACTCAAGACCGCCGTCCGCCAGGTGGCGGAGAAGCTGGGACCCCGCCCCGCGCCGCAGGATCTGGCCGATCTCTGTGCCAGCTTCCAGGCCGCCATCGGCGACGTGCTGGCCGATCGCGTCGGGCGGGCCCTCGGCCGCTGCCGCGAGCTGGGTGTGGCGCCGAACGCCTTCGTGCTGGCCGGCGGCGTCGCCGCGAACCGGTATCTGCGCGGCCGCCTGTTGGAGACCGCGCGCGCCGGCGACATCGAGATGAAGGCGCCGCCGCCCAAGCTCTGCACCGACAATGGCGCCATGGTCGCCTGGGCCGGCGTGGAGCGATTCCGCCTCGGTCTCACCGATCCGCTGGCGGCCGCGCCGCGCGCCCGCTGGCCGCTGGACGAGACGGCCGCGCCCCTGCCCTTCGCCGGAGCCAAATCGTGA
- a CDS encoding helix-turn-helix transcriptional regulator — translation MHTLPETGYLRLSQIIGNPKADPPQPPIIPVSKSTWWDGVKAGRFPAPVKLGPRITAWRVEDIRDLLRQWGS, via the coding sequence ATGCACACCCTCCCCGAGACCGGCTATCTCCGGCTCAGCCAGATCATCGGCAACCCGAAGGCGGACCCGCCCCAGCCGCCCATCATCCCCGTCAGCAAGTCGACCTGGTGGGACGGCGTGAAGGCGGGGCGCTTCCCCGCGCCCGTCAAGCTGGGCCCCCGCATCACGGCCTGGCGCGTCGAGGACATCCGCGACCTGCTCCGCCAGTGGGGCAGCTGA
- a CDS encoding COG4223 family protein — translation MTSDDKKKSDQGSEAAADGTAGSDKQTESATAAGAGGGKTPTEAQVAGMEGAAVSVPDSEQREEDEAKMAADDEPAADRAEETETVAAARPRSDGLARILAVLALIGVGGVYALTHVQQVPTGSAQRLAQLEQRVTDLAEAGPAAAPEQEPDPRVATLQSDLAALQERVTGLAGELETARAAGVSEDAAQPAAALATRLGALEDRLGELGTLEERLSALEDRPAAPESQGQPLSVTVGDGGGQQVREQMAALETRLDDLNTELAALQARQDELRNSQAGLSEDLDSRIQAVRSDLTGALERETGDVMARLNDIAAQAEAAGEARQGELARNAALVLAMGRLRDAAAGERPFPGAWESVTALGVDPATYPAVAEAAASGVPAQSSLQERFPDVAGRAVVAATTGEDDSLIGGALRRVGNVVRVRRTGELEGDSVEAVVARAEARVREGDLRAAVTELETLDGEAAEAVAPWKADAERRIALEAAIDGLQTAVYQNLSKDG, via the coding sequence ATGACCAGCGACGACAAGAAGAAGTCCGATCAGGGCTCCGAAGCCGCGGCGGACGGGACCGCCGGATCCGACAAGCAGACCGAAAGCGCGACGGCGGCGGGTGCCGGCGGCGGGAAGACCCCTACCGAAGCACAGGTCGCCGGCATGGAAGGCGCAGCCGTCTCCGTGCCCGACAGCGAACAGCGCGAAGAGGACGAGGCGAAGATGGCGGCGGACGACGAACCCGCCGCCGATCGGGCGGAGGAAACCGAGACCGTGGCGGCGGCGCGGCCACGCTCGGACGGCCTGGCCCGGATTCTGGCCGTACTGGCCCTCATCGGCGTCGGCGGCGTCTACGCGCTGACGCATGTCCAGCAGGTCCCGACGGGCAGCGCCCAGCGCCTCGCCCAGCTGGAACAGCGGGTCACGGACCTGGCCGAGGCCGGCCCGGCGGCGGCGCCGGAACAGGAGCCCGATCCGCGGGTGGCCACGCTGCAGTCCGATCTCGCGGCCTTGCAGGAGCGCGTGACCGGGCTCGCCGGTGAACTCGAAACGGCGCGGGCCGCCGGAGTGTCGGAGGATGCAGCGCAGCCCGCCGCGGCACTGGCCACGCGGCTCGGCGCGCTGGAGGACCGGCTCGGCGAACTGGGAACGCTGGAGGAGCGTCTGTCGGCGCTGGAGGACCGGCCTGCCGCGCCGGAGAGCCAGGGCCAGCCGCTTTCGGTCACCGTCGGCGACGGCGGCGGCCAGCAGGTGCGCGAACAGATGGCGGCGCTGGAAACCCGGCTGGACGATCTGAACACTGAACTGGCTGCGCTGCAGGCGCGCCAGGACGAGTTGCGCAACAGTCAGGCTGGACTTTCCGAAGATCTCGACAGCCGCATCCAGGCGGTCCGTTCGGACCTGACCGGCGCCCTGGAGCGGGAGACAGGCGACGTGATGGCCCGCCTGAACGACATTGCGGCGCAGGCCGAGGCGGCCGGCGAGGCCCGACAGGGCGAACTGGCCCGCAATGCGGCCCTGGTTCTCGCCATGGGACGCCTGCGCGACGCCGCCGCCGGCGAGCGTCCGTTCCCCGGGGCATGGGAAAGCGTCACCGCGCTGGGCGTCGACCCGGCGACCTATCCGGCGGTCGCCGAGGCGGCTGCGAGCGGTGTGCCTGCGCAGTCCAGCCTGCAGGAACGGTTTCCGGATGTGGCCGGCCGCGCCGTCGTTGCCGCCACCACGGGCGAGGATGACAGCCTGATCGGCGGCGCGCTCCGGCGCGTCGGCAACGTGGTGCGGGTGCGCCGTACGGGCGAACTGGAAGGGGACAGCGTCGAGGCCGTGGTCGCCCGCGCGGAGGCCCGGGTCCGCGAAGGCGATCTGCGCGCCGCGGTCACGGAACTGGAGACGCTCGACGGCGAGGCGGCCGAGGCCGTGGCCCCCTGGAAAGCCGACGCGGAGCGGCGGATCGCCCTGGAAGCGGCGATCGACGGCCTGCAGACGGCAGTCTATCAGAACCTGTCGAAGGACGGCTGA